The genomic stretch CCATTTAAGGAGAAGCAACCGAATGAAGGAGGCATAATGTGTGAAAAGTAGAATTGGAGCGACTGAGTCCTGGCTTGTTGCCAATCTCAGTCCAGTCGGGTGTTGTAGAAGAATCAAAGGAAATCAAAAATTTGATTCtcttaaattttattttaatttttattatatCTTTATTAGTCATTATGAGACATTATTTGTCTTTATTAGTCCATATGAGACATTATTTCTATTTTAACTCTTTTTTCTTGTATGAGCAGTATCAGACGGTAGAAATAAAGTAAGATCGTACTATTCTATTACTTTCTAGAGGTATTAGTTAACCGTTAAATGGAGTATGATGTGTGTGAAATGGAGTATTCATCCTGGGTTTCTGTTAAAACAATTCGATCAATTCCAATTTCCATTTGTGTCTATTAAGCTTCTCCATACTGTTTACAAAAGTACTACTACCTTTTTGTCCCTTATTATAAGCACCTTCCAATAATTTCACACATTAAGAAAATTATGGGGTATATTaaatttgttcactttgttttatTCATGTTCCAAATTTTACATTCAATTAATGTTTAAGTTAAAGAATGATATttgttaagaaatgtggttgggcCTAACCCAACCCTACAAAACCAGTTTGTAGGGTGAGGATTGTCCTCACTTATAAGCACGTGTTCAGGCTGTCCGAAGTGGGACTCTTTAACAATACTAATTATGGATGCTGATCATGAATATTTTTGTGAAATAATTAATGCATCAAGTAGTTTAGAAAGGAGCTTATAATTGAGGACAAAAGTTTTTTTCAAATGGAGCTTATAATTGAGGACAAAAGTTTTTTTCAAATGGAGCTTATATTAGGGAGAGGTAGTACTAGCCAAACAAATTTACATGGTAACAAAAAAATGATGCCTGATGATAAGTTACTGGCCTCCTCATGGCTCATACCTGAAAGGCAAGCAAAATCTTCCGTTTTCTTGTATATAATTCAAAAGAGAGCAAATGTGTTTCCAATGAATCAGGTGAATTCTTCTGCAGCAACTTCAAGTATTTAACAGCTTCGGACAGTGGATCTTCAACCTAAGCATGGAAAAACACACAAGAGATGGGTCTATTTCAGTACTAACAATTATAATGACTATTGACTAATGACTATGGTAAAACACATTCTGATACTAAAACGAGTGTTTGATAAACCTGATACTTTTATGCATTCTGCAGAATTCAACATTTGATAAATATGCCAAACGTTTGTATTTTGCAGTATGGCATTTTAACTTGTCAGTTCCATATAATATTTATTTGAAAGAAAAGTACTATTTACAGAGGAACTCGGAATATTATTATTCATATTTACATTGTTGAAGTTATAAGATTCAGTCTTAAGATTTAGGAGGTAAAATAAATGCTCAGAAAAATCAAATTAGAAAGATAAAATGTAGATCATATACTGGAATAAAATTTGAATAAAAGTGAAACTAATCCTAAGGGATAATATAAGTTAAGTTATCCTAATGtactttatttatttatatacAAATAAGATTAGATAATAAAGACTTTTTTTACACACTCCAAATATATATAATGAATCTAAACCCACTGTAATCTCTTATACCTATCTACACTTGCAATATGCAAGGTGATATTAACCAAAACAATTACTTATCTTCTACAAGAATCCAACGAGAAATATTGtgcataaaaaaataaaagacatTTAAATAGGAATCCCAAAGGCCATTCAAGACACCAGAAATTACCTGAGATAACTTCTCCCCATGTGGATCAGGATCAACAGGTTTTACATTCCGCTTCCCAGACTTTGATACCGTGCTAGGATTTAATTCTTCATTCTTTTCTTCTGCCTCCTAAAAACAAAATAGAACGAAAGGATTAGCAACTTTAAAAGCTTTACTGCCTTTAAGTTACTAGAAGCTGTGGACATGACTACATTACTTTCTTAGCTCTTGCTTCTGCCTTTCTTTGCTTTTGTCGCAATTTCTTTTTTTGAGAAGGAAGCAAGTTTGACATATGCTCATCTTCCTCTGTTGTAGACTTTGGGGGAAAATCATGCAACTTTATATAAGATCTGCAGCTCAGAGTGATATAAATATAAATATCATAATACAAAATCAGAAGTGATGTGTTTCACTTATATTATTAAATTAGCAATCTTTAAGGAGTGTTGGCTAGGTCACAAACTATAAACCACACCAAACTTGAAGCATTAGTCAGAAAACCCTTAGACTCACAAAAACTGTGAAGCGGGGAATGTTAAACAGCAAAGGAAAAGAAAGTTCAAATAACAATCACATTCATTTTCCCTATAGACTTGCTTCTCGTGTGTATTTGTGAAGGGTTTTCCATTCCCATGCATTTACACAACCTATTTACCAAAGGCATTACACCAAGCATAACAACCTATAATACTAATACAAAGACAcgataatatatatatatatatatatatatatatatatatatatatatatatatatatgcaaagCATTAATAAATAtaaagaaatgaaataaatataaaaaatgcACAAAATTTGGAACCAAGTATTCTAATTTTTAATAAATATTCTAAACGTGAAAATTCATTTTTTACTCAAAAAGTTGAACTACATGAAAACTTTTTCAGAAAGAAAAAAACATTTACATACGTGGATTTTCAGAGATAACAACTCATACGTTAAAAAACACACCAACAAAAGACATGATATTTACTTGATAGCTCCAGCTGCTGCGTTGTGAAAATATGCATGTGAGTGCAATTGATCTTGAAATTTAAGCATTTTAACATAAGTGCGCAATGTCATTTTCCTTAAGCAGTATGTATGAAAATCAAATTGGTCCTCAGTAATATCGGCATAATGCTTCTCCACTGCTAAAAAATTTTTGAGAGCCCGCCCAAGATTGTCCTGGCGGAAAAAGCTTTCACCTGAGGCAAGCTCATACCTTGCAAGTATATAGATATAACAACATGCATTAAGACAATAAGCCACAAATTGAATTGCATAAGTTTAACACACGATTGTAACTAAccacatgcattgcatatcatgaAGGTTGTTATGCTGATCCCCATCTTTTGTGAACAACACAGCAACTTTTTCTGCCAAAGCCACCTTGATAGCAAGGGAATATACAAATACAGCAGAGTCAGAAAAGCGGGAAAAAACTCCTAAATCACTATGCCTATTAGCTGATATATAAATataatgcaattaaaacaaaaacCTGATCAGCCTGCAGCATCCGCTTAACACATTCACTATTAACATAACGGTCAGCAAGATCCATACGCCTTGCTTCATCTGCAAATGCAGCAGCAGCATTCAAATCACCAGCATGCTTCAGTATCCGACTCTGTTATACAAAGACAATCAGAAttctttaaattttattattgaaTGTGGACAAAAGCACCAGCAATTCCAATCTTAACTTCTATTCATTTTATCCATCTGTACTCTTACATGCAAGTGCTTCCTTAATCATCTAATTTGCTTTGAGTTTCAATAATAATGTGTTAGCACTCAAGCATAGAAAAGCTTCGTTTTGAGATTGAAGTGCTTCCTTATGTCATATTAAAAAGCTGAATACCTAAAAATTAAGCTTTACTGTGCACAAATATCTTATCTTTTTCTATTAACATAAAAATGATAAATTATATGGCATTTAAGCATTCTGAAGTGAGTAAAGCAGTATGCTAGAAACTGCAAGGCAAAATGCAAAATTAGTCAAAAAGGGCTTTTGAGCGCAAAGGCATCACACAATACACATGGTAATAACTTATGTGACAATGCTGACCAAATGTCTAATACAAAGAAGGATGGTTCAAATTCTGCACAAATAATGtatcaaaaaaattcaaaaagtTAATTAGTCAAACCATAGTTAAGAGTCATTTCATCTGTAATGGTATTCAGTTAACTACAATCATACAATGCTTCATAATATAAAGGACAGCAGAAAAAAATTAACAAATCCAATAATGAGCGGAATGGCGCTCATAAGAACAAACCTTGACAGAATATAGATCGATGACAGTAGGTGTATGTTTTATAGCCTCGTCGATTTTAGAAAGAGAAATCGCATATTGGCTGCGCCTCTCATAATGCTGCACCAGTACAAATTTATTAGTGACAGGAAGCAGGAAATTAATCTAAATATCAAACGGTAGCCACAAACCTGAGCCAAGAAAAACAAAGTCCACAAAAGAGTTGAAGGGGGTTCTTTCTCCGTACTATATAAAAGAGAGACAATGGTTATTTATATAATACAAAAGTACAGACTAGAATTATCATTGTCATTTATTTGACATGGGATACAGTTGTATTCATGGTTTCTCATGGGTTCTCTGTTCAAGGTTGTTCCATGGGAATTTCAATTACTGACTAAAAAAATATTGGGCATGTATGCTTCCGTTGCAGTTCTCTTCACTTTCTTCATTCAAGAGTTAACCGAGAGATATACAAGATAACAATTGCATCATATGAACAATTTATTCAATTCACGTGTTACAAAAAAATATCTAACAAGTTACCACCCAGGATATTGGCTTGATGTCCTAATTGAATGCTCTAACTCAAGAATAAGTTGTTCCAAAATGTCTGCCTGGACAAagtttaaataaaataaagaaaaacaagTCAGAAATGGTCAAAATAGTAGAAATGGCAAAAAAAAAGTCAATCATGAAATCCCTAACAAATTTAATAATAGAAATGTATGTGATCAAACTGACCTTCCCAGGATGATTGTACAAAGAAGAAAGATCAGAAAACAGAGATGGAACTCCCTAGAACAACACAGAAAGAAATTTCACTTAATTACGAAACAACTAAAACAGGGCACATAAGATATTAAAAGGAACTTTGCATACCTTAGTTAAGAGAGGCCTAATATAATTTTCTGCAGCTTCTCGAAACTTGTCACCTTGTAAGAAATCCAGGGGTATTCTCTGGCAAACAAAAAATCCACTGATGAATGAATTTTATCCAAACAATTGTGAACTCCAATACCAATCAGTAGAACACCAAAAGCATTTTCCCATGCTACTAAAAAATGCACACATTGATTGCTGAAGATGTCAACAAAAATAGGATTACTTCTAGCAGCGTAGAGTACCACCGTTGAAATTAAATTTTCTCAAATATTTTATTTACAGATTTCTCTCTCCTCTTCAGCTTCCATCTCTCCCTTCCCCTCCAACCCACTACCGCATCTTCAAGACAAACCCTCTCCCAGCCACATGTAATTCCACCCTCTTGGATCTTGCCAGTGGTTCTATGCCACCCCCTCTTCGACCCTCTTTACTTTCTCTCCATGCACAACCAACTACTGTGACTCAAAACTTTGGTGTTGTACTGCAGAGCAGACTTTGAATGTTGTGTGTGGTGGGCAAACAGAATATGCACTGACACTGTCTCTCAAGTACATACCAGATTAGTGACAAATGCAAAACTGGCACCGCTTTCATTCGCTGCTTCACCGACAACCTTGTCTTCTGATCTGTTGAAATTAAATTTTCTCAAATATTTTATTTACAGATTTCTCTCTCCTCTTCAGCTTCCATCTCTCCCTTCCCCTCCAACCCACTACCGCATCTTCAAGACAAACCCTCTCCCAGCCACATGTAATTCCACCCTCTTGGATCTTGCCAGTGGTTCTATGCCACCCCCTCTTCGACCCTCTTTACTTTCTCTCCATGCACAACCAACTACTGTGACTCAAAACTTTGGTGTTGTACTGCAGAGCAGACTTTGAATGTTGTGTGTGGTGGGCAAACAGAATATGCACTGACACTGTCTCTCAAGTACATACCAGATTAGTGACAAATGCAAAACTGACACCGCTTTCATTCACTGCTTCACCGACAACCTTGTCTTCTGATCTGTTGAAGACTAAGATTCCCATGGCAGCACCTCTTCCCAACTCCTCAACGGCCACCATCTAAAAGTGTTAAGAGTTCCACATCGGTTAATATATGACCTGAACATATAAGTGGGGGCAATGTTCACCCTACAAATCagttttgtagggatgagttagaCCAAACTCTAATTCTATCATGGTATCACAAGCTCTCGTTCGAGAGGGTCTTGCTTTCGCATAAAAAACCCTAGCCACCTTAATTGCGATTCTTTGGTAAAAAACCTAGCCACTTTTCATTGTGGCATTGTTCATCAGTACTGTTTCTGCACTGAAACGGTAATGCTCACGGCACTGATTCGCACTGTTTCCGGTACTTTCCCGTACTGTTCACGGTGCTGTTCCGCACTGTTTATCAGTGCCTTTCGCACTGTTTGTGGTACTGTTCATGACCACTGTTTGAACAGCCGCATATATCTCCATCGACTTCTCAACCTCGCACTCGCTTGTGGTTTTTTTACttgcatttgtttctaaattTTTTCAATGGCTGACAGTAAAGACGAAACAAATGCGAACAAGTTTGAATCAGTATTACCTATTATTCCTCCGGTTTACAAGTTGAATGGAAAGAATTATTTAAAGTAGTCTCAACTCGACCTTTGTGGTTTTTTTACttgcatttgtttctaaattTTTTCAATGGCTGACAGTAAAGATGAAACAAATGCGTTCAAATCTGAATCAAAATTACCTATTATTCCTCAGATTTACAAGTTGAATGGAAAGAATTATTTAAAATGGTCTCAACTCGTGAAAACGACCTTGAAAGGAAAAGCAAAACACCTTACAAACACACCTCTCAAAGAGACAGATCCTAAATTTGACAAGTGGGATACAGAAGATTCAGCGATCATTGTATGGTTATGGGATTCAATGACTCCATAAATTAGTGACATTTGCATGTACCTAAGTACAGCGAAAGAGACTTATTCTAAAGCCAAATTGCTGCCCAAATATATGATGTGAAGGTGAAACACTTGGAACTAAACAAGGCAACAAAACAATTACAGAATACGCTAATCATCTCAAAGCCTTGTGGATGGAGTTAGACCACTACACAGTTATCAAAACCGAATGTACAGCACATGCATCAAAACTTAGAGAGTACATTGAGCAAGATAGAGTCTACGACTTTCTGGTAGGACTCAACTCTGACTTTGACCATGTTAGAGTACAAATTTTTGGCAAAGAAAAAGTAACGAACATTAATGATGTAGTGTATATAATGAGGAGTGAAGAAAGTAAAAGGGAATTAATGTTGACACCACCATCTGTGGAAAGCTCTGCAATGCTAGTTGAGAAGAGTTCAACCATGTTAGTTGATCATAACAAATTGAGAGAAATCTATGTCGAGAAGAAGGGCAAAGGGGTGTGGTGTACTTATTGCAACAAGCCTCGTCATACTCGAGAAAAATGTTGAAAATTGATTGGTCGGCCTCCTATTAGAGAATGGGGACAAAAAAGAGACTTATCTAGAAAAGAAGGACATGCACACATGGCCGGAAGTACTAGTGGAGACAGTCTAGAATGAGGGGTGCACCTTAACCTAAGTGAAGTAGAAAATGTGAGATCTCTCCTCGGTAAGTTGGAGAAACCAACAGGTACTTGTTCTTTAACACGTTCAGGTACGTTTCTATTATCTTTTCCATTTGGCAACTCCATTTTTGTTTGGATTTAATGCCTCAGATATACCCTTTAAACAATACTGGATACTAGATTCTGGAGCCACGGACCATATGACACCCTTACCCACACACTTCTCCACATATTCACCTTGCCCCAGTAACAAATATCCACCACAAATGGCATCTTTGTAATTATAGCAAGTGAAGGAACAATTAAACTTGCACTTCCTATGTTTGCCCAAGGACTCGATTCGAGAGGCTTGAAGATACCATTTCAATACTAAATTTAGTGGGTTAAGTCCCCTTGTTTCTTCATTATTGAAGGGCTGAACTTTATTTGCCGATAACGTATGTATGTATGGGCTTTTGAAGATGAGATCCAAGCATATTTAGCATGGTATCAGAACCTGGTTAAGGTCTGCAATATCCACGCTAGGCGTGACGGTGCGTGTTGAAGTTGGTATTTGTGTTGTTGGAGTTGGTTTGAAGTTCCACATTGTTTAGGCTCCCGGGATGTTAGATGTATAAATATGTGAGGGCAACCTCACTCTTTGAACTAGCTTTTGAAGATGAGATCCAAGCATATTTAGCATGGTATCAGAACCTGGTTAAGGTCTGCAATGTCCACGCTAGGCGTGACGGTGCGTGTTGAAGTTGGTATTTATGTTGTTGGAGTTTGTTTGAAGTCTCACATTGCTTAGGTTCCCGGAATGTTGGGTGAATAAATATGTAAGAGCAACCTCACCCTTTGAGCTAGCTTTTGGAGATGAGATCCAAGCATATTTAACAACgaattttgaaaattttgaagtAATTTTATCAAGCACTAAATTACTAATACTAAAATTGAAGTATTCAAAATACCAGTGTTATTAAATGGCAGAATGGCAAGGCAGATTTGTTCACAATCGCCATAACCAACTTGTGATGCGATGCCCGCCATGGCGGGCACCATAGGCTGCAATGGCGTGTTTAAGACTGCAACATACCCACACAATGTTTTGTGAAATCCTCCCTAAATTGTTTCCTATAATCGAAATTGTACCATTCAGAGGCAGTTTGGATGACATCAAACAGCTCCCTAAATATAAGCTTATACATTCAAGAACAGAGTTCATATTGAGATTCATGTGTGATGAGGACCGGAAAATTTTGCATTCAGAATATTTAGcaacttccaattattcaataGTATGTGTAAAAATCCAAACAAATGATTTTGCAATGAAAATAATTAAATTGTTGTAATTCAATATCCCTGTATTTTAAATTTCCAAAGTTATTGAAAACACAAAGCTAAGACATTATGACCACACGTATTTGATTCAAGTTTTGCCAACATTTAAAACCAAGCATTAAACAATGAAATACCTGCGTCCAAAAACACTATCAGCAACACAGTAATACTCTTATATATTAGAAAAACCATTTCCACAGGAAAAGCAAGTACTTTAAATGTCTTGCATGGATAATACAGCAAAATATTAAACAAAAAGGTATAAATGACTAGCAATAAACAACAACAGTGTTACCTTTACTGCAGAAGACCACTTATATTGTTGCCCAAGTGTTTCATACAATGAAACTAACTGATCTATTTGATCGGCAGAGTACTTCCCATCTTCTAAATACAAACCAACACACTTTTGAAGACCCTCATAGTAACTGATTGATAACATGAAACAAGAACAAATGTTGAACATCTACAAGTATAGCTAATTAAAATAAGTATGTCATAGAATATTCAAATACAAAATAAATAGGTTATCAAATCAATGGGCGCCAAAAAAAAAAGGAAACTGCAACAAAATTATCCCTTTATCAATTCAATGAAAAATAAATAAACCAATTTCTCTGAAAAAGTAGACAAGATGAGCTTTATCCTAATCTACCTTTAAGCAGAACCCACACTTCCACTTGTAAGAAATCAAGTAAACAACAAATACATAAAATCATAGGTTGTAAAGTTCTCGGGTTCCATATCAACAAAATATTTAGTCCTCTTTTTCAAATATTATCCTGTTCAAATTGGTCAGTCTCGACCACTAAAACGGAACATACAAACACTTCAAAATTGTTGTCATAACCATATTGGACACTATGGAGTATGGACAGTTCAAACACCACTGTCTTTATTTTACAATTTTTTACATTTGTTTGAACTTCAATACCAATACAAATAGCAATGAGATAGGTCTTTTAGTAAAGAGGCTTGGTCAGTTAACAAGACTGAGATAGTTAGAAGAAATAAATAAAGCCTGTTGCCTATAAATAATAGGGGATGAGAGCGAGAGGTAGTCATTTGGCGAAAATTAGATTTGAGACAAGAGATGGTGGGTTTCCCAGAAGGCAAGCAATCAGAATGTGTCATGGAGAACCTTCGGGAAGAAATTTGGTTTAGTCTTCAAGAATCTGAATCTAGAGAGAAGAAGTTTGAGACAAGAGTCCAGATCCAATGTAGTTGTGAGCACAAACTGATAAAGAAAGGGAACTACATTTTCATGTGTGGGTTTGGGTATACTTGAATGCTCAATCATAGGTTGAGATCCTTGGTTCAAAgaagaaatgaaaaatgaaacAGTCGTGATAGAAGTATAAATAAGAGGCGCCTTAAACAATATGTATTCATCTCAACATTCAGAACACAAGGAGTAATAGAAAAATAATTTTTGCGTAATGCATAATTTTATTTAGAAGCTAGAAGTGCGTTAAATAAACCATTCAGgcataaaaaaaaataaacaagaAAAACACAAAGGAAAAAACATCTACAAAGACTGATCAATTGAGACACTTTAACCAAAAATATAAGTGTTCTTCATTACCTATAATCATCAGGATTCATGGAAAGTAATATCCTGTACAACGATTCTGCTTCTTCTAAATGACCAAGCTTCACTACAAGTGAAACCTCTTGTTCTTTAAAAGCAAGTTTATCAACCTAAAAAGACAATCACAAACAAGTTATATATCATGGATAGTAAGTTAAATTATCAAATTACGAAGGTATAGCATACATACAATTTTCGATTCGTTTTGGCGTAACTCTTCAAGAGCTTTATCAAGAAATCCGCATTCCTCTAACAAAGAGATCTGAGCAATAATAATTTGCACAAAAAGcatttttataaaaaatatatataaaataatatCATCAATCAAACCGTACAAAATTTCACATAAATATAACCCAGTAGAAGTAACAGAAAGAAGGAAAAAAGAATCGCATTCTACAAATGCAATTTAATTTTAGTCATGTGTTTTATCATAAACCTTTTTTTCAAGAATCAGCCTCTCAAACACAAGGTAAGACTGCCTACATGGATCCAAACCTCCTCTAGATCCCACCATGACGGGGAAGTAGATCACCAGGGTGCCCTTTTCATTTTTACAGTCAAAACCTTTTGGACCAATGATTGACCCAGTCAGTCAGGTATTAATTGCAGATTCAGCCTCTGGTAAACAATCAACCCAAAATTCCCAGGACATATAGAAACCAATCCTAGATACTCTAAGATTACAAATTGATCTTACATGATAAATAAGATAATATAAAGATATTGTAAGATACTATCTAATAGTTTAACAGTGGTAACATTTCTAAACAGATTAGCAAGAGAACTGGGTCACCAAATATCAAGTCCAGGTTTTACATTATCAGTTTTAACCATAGACGTCATGGACGAAGACAAGTTACCACTGATGCTTTCATACAGTTTTAAAAACCAAGTTATGAGAAAAATTTTGATTCGCAATATGTGTACATAGTAAAGTTAATTAAGCTAAAAGTCATATCAGACACCAAATATGTGAATTAGCATTGAGCATTCAATGAGAAACAGATGTAGACATTCTGTCAAAGGATAACCTTATACAAAATCATTTCCGCATGCTCGCCCCGTTCATTATCTGGAGGATAATCATTTTCTAAAGTCCCTTCATATGCTTCCAAAATTTCCACAGCCTTGGACGCACTGTTACAGATTGA from Lathyrus oleraceus cultivar Zhongwan6 chromosome 7, CAAS_Psat_ZW6_1.0, whole genome shotgun sequence encodes the following:
- the LOC127107653 gene encoding N-terminal acetyltransferase A complex auxiliary subunit NAA15 isoform X3; protein product: MRDLSGFVETRQQLLTLKPNHRMNWIAFSVAHHLNSNASKAVEILEAYEGTLENDYPPDNERGEHAEMILYKISLLEECGFLDKALEELRQNESKIVDKLAFKEQEVSLVVKLGHLEEAESLYRILLSMNPDDYSYYEGLQKCVGLYLEDGKYSADQIDQLVSLYETLGQQYKWSSAVKRIPLDFLQGDKFREAAENYIRPLLTKGVPSLFSDLSSLYNHPGKADILEQLILELEHSIRTSSQYPGCTEKEPPSTLLWTLFFLAQHYERRSQYAISLSKIDEAIKHTPTVIDLYSVKSRILKHAGDLNAAAAFADEARRMDLADRYVNSECVKRMLQADQVALAEKVAVLFTKDGDQHNNLHDMQCMWYELASGESFFRQDNLGRALKNFLAVEKHYADITEDQFDFHTYCLRKMTLRTYVKMLKFQDQLHSHAYFHNAAAGAIKSYIKLHDFPPKSTTEEDEHMSNLLPSQKKKLRQKQRKAEARAKKEAEEKNEELNPSTVSKSGKRNVKPVDPDPHGEKLSQVEDPLSEAVKYLKLLQKNSPDSLETHLLSFELYTRKRKILLAFQAVKQLLRLDADHPDSHRCLIKFFHQFGSMGSPMTESEKLIWSVLEAERPTISQLHEKSLFDANNAFLDNHKDSLMHIAAFAETLYILDSNRKSEAVKLIEESANNIVPRNEAIGPIGKWKLKDCIAVHKLLGTLLVDQDAALRWKVWCAEYFPYSTYFEGEHSSASPNSAFNQLRKNSENVSPNNAVDNQNVGSATSNGKAFENLTI
- the LOC127107653 gene encoding N-terminal acetyltransferase A complex auxiliary subunit NAA15 isoform X1 gives rise to the protein MSASLPPKEGNLFKLIVKSYETKQYKKGIKTADAILKKFPDHGETLSMKGLTLNCMDRKSEAYELVRQGLKNDLKSHVCWHVFGLLYRSDREYREAIKCYRNALRIDPDNIEILRDLSLLQAQMRDLSGFVETRQQLLTLKPNHRMNWIAFSVAHHLNSNASKAVEILEAYEGTLENDYPPDNERGEHAEMILYKISLLEECGFLDKALEELRQNESKIVDKLAFKEQEVSLVVKLGHLEEAESLYRILLSMNPDDYSYYEGLQKCVGLYLEDGKYSADQIDQLVSLYETLGQQYKWSSAVKRIPLDFLQGDKFREAAENYIRPLLTKGVPSLFSDLSSLYNHPGKADILEQLILELEHSIRTSSQYPGCTEKEPPSTLLWTLFFLAQHYERRSQYAISLSKIDEAIKHTPTVIDLYSVKSRILKHAGDLNAAAAFADEARRMDLADRYVNSECVKRMLQADQVALAEKVAVLFTKDGDQHNNLHDMQCMWYELASGESFFRQDNLGRALKNFLAVEKHYADITEDQFDFHTYCLRKMTLRTYVKMLKFQDQLHSHAYFHNAAAGAIKSYIKLHDFPPKSTTEEDEHMSNLLPSQKKKLRQKQRKAEARAKKEAEEKNEELNPSTVSKSGKRNVKPVDPDPHGEKLSQVEDPLSEAVKYLKLLQKNSPDSLETHLLSFELYTRKRKILLAFQAVKQLLRLDADHPDSHRCLIKFFHQFGSMGSPMTESEKLIWSVLEAERPTISQLHEKSLFDANNAFLDNHKDSLMHIAAFAETLYILDSNRKSEAVKLIEESANNIVPRNEAIGPIGKWKLKDCIAVHKLLGTLLVDQDAALRWKVWCAEYFPYSTYFEGEHSSASPNSAFNQLRKNSENVSPNNAVDNQNVGSATSNGKAFENLTI
- the LOC127107653 gene encoding N-terminal acetyltransferase A complex auxiliary subunit NAA15 isoform X2 produces the protein MSASLPPKEGNLFKLIVKSYETKQYKKGIKTADAILKKFPDHGETLSMKGLTLNCMDRKSEAYELVRQGLKNDLKSHVCWHVFGLLYRSDREYREAIKCYRNALRIDPDNIEILRDLSLLQAQMRDLSGFVETRQQLLTLKPNHRMNWIAFSVAHHLNSNASKAVEILEAYEGTLENDYPPDNERGEHAEMILYKISLLEECGFLDKALEELRQNESKIVDKLAFKEQEVSLVVKLGHLEEAESLYRILLSMNPDDYSYYEGLQKCVGLYLEDGKYSADQIDQLVSLYETLGQQYKWSSAVKRIPLDFLQGDKFREAAENYIRPLLTKGVPSLFSDLSSLYNHPGKADILEQLILELEHSIRTSSQYPGTEKEPPSTLLWTLFFLAQHYERRSQYAISLSKIDEAIKHTPTVIDLYSVKSRILKHAGDLNAAAAFADEARRMDLADRYVNSECVKRMLQADQVALAEKVAVLFTKDGDQHNNLHDMQCMWYELASGESFFRQDNLGRALKNFLAVEKHYADITEDQFDFHTYCLRKMTLRTYVKMLKFQDQLHSHAYFHNAAAGAIKSYIKLHDFPPKSTTEEDEHMSNLLPSQKKKLRQKQRKAEARAKKEAEEKNEELNPSTVSKSGKRNVKPVDPDPHGEKLSQVEDPLSEAVKYLKLLQKNSPDSLETHLLSFELYTRKRKILLAFQAVKQLLRLDADHPDSHRCLIKFFHQFGSMGSPMTESEKLIWSVLEAERPTISQLHEKSLFDANNAFLDNHKDSLMHIAAFAETLYILDSNRKSEAVKLIEESANNIVPRNEAIGPIGKWKLKDCIAVHKLLGTLLVDQDAALRWKVWCAEYFPYSTYFEGEHSSASPNSAFNQLRKNSENVSPNNAVDNQNVGSATSNGKAFENLTI